GCGTCATGTGGATTCCTCGCTGGCGACGGACACGGACGCGAGCCGAGCGGGCGGGTGACGCTCAGGCATACCGCGCAAGACCTGTCCCGCCGTCTGCTTATCGGACTGAGTCTGGCCTGTCTGCTGGGTCAGGCCTGGGTCGGCTGGGGCTGGTCGGGCTGGTGGCTGGTCGGGCTGGCGGCCTGTCTGGTGGGTGTGACGTGGGTCTGGGCCGGACTCCGGTCGGCCGGGCTGGTCGGGTGTCTTGTGCTGAGCCTTGCCGCCGGTCATCTTTCCCTGCTGCGCGTTCTTGAGCCGCCTCTGCCGGCCGAGCATGTGGGCCGTCTCAGCCTGCCACAAAAAACCGTGCTTGCAGGCTGGTTGTACCGGGAGCCGGAACGCCTGCCCCATCGGACCCGCCTCTATCTCGCAGTGACGCAACGTGACGTTCAGGGTGCGGCTCGGCCGGCTGTCGGGCGGGTGCTGGTAAGCGTCCGCCACCCGTCCGGTGCGTGGCAGTATGGAGATGTCGTCCGTCTGCCGGTGCGACTGCGGGCGCCGCGCAATTTTCGCACCCCGGGCAGCTTTGACCATGAGGGCTATCTGGCCCGCCGCAGCATCTATGTCACCGCTTTTGTCTGGAACGACGACGAGATTGAGAAAATCGGTACGCGCGGGAGTTCGATCCGGCACTGGCTTGAGCAGGTCCGACGGAGGATTGGGGCCTTCTTTGACGCCCATCTGGACCGCCATAATGCGGCCGTTCTGCGGGCGCTCATCATTGGCGACAGGAGCGGCATAGACCGCAGTCTCCAAGACGCTTTTGCCCGGGCCGGGGTGGCCCATGTCTTGGCGATTTCCGGTCTGCATATCGGGATCGTCGCTGCGGCAGCCTACAACGCGTGGTGGTGGCTGCTGGGTCGCAGCCGGCGTCTTTTGCTGAGTTGGACCATGCCCAGGCTGGCGGCTCTGCTCGCCATCCCGTCGGTACTGTTGTACGCCGGTCTGGCCGGAGGGCGGGTGGCAACCTGGCGGGCGGTTGTCATGGTCCTGGTCTATCTGGGCTCGATTCTGATCGGGCGTCAGCACGAAGTCTATCGCAGCCTCGCCCTGGCCGCCCTGCTGATCTCGGCGATCTGGCCCGGCGCGGTGTTTGAGGTGTCGTTTCAGCTCTCGTTTGTGGCCGTGCTGGCCATTTTTGCCGGCCTGAGTCGTCTGTCTGCGTGGTGGGAAAAATTCAGCGCTATTCAACTACTCCAGCTTCAGCCGTGGCGGGGCCGGGTGTTACGGTGGGGACTCCTGTCCGGTGCGGTGTCCGGCTGCGCGATCCTTGGGACCGCCCCGGTTACCGCCGCTCACTTCAATCAGATTTCGATTGCGGGATTTGTGACCAATCTTGTCATCATCCCCCTGCTGGGCAGTGTGGCGGTGATTTCT
The Desulfurellaceae bacterium genome window above contains:
- a CDS encoding DNA internalization-related competence protein ComEC/Rec2; translated protein: MTLRHTAQDLSRRLLIGLSLACLLGQAWVGWGWSGWWLVGLAACLVGVTWVWAGLRSAGLVGCLVLSLAAGHLSLLRVLEPPLPAEHVGRLSLPQKTVLAGWLYREPERLPHRTRLYLAVTQRDVQGAARPAVGRVLVSVRHPSGAWQYGDVVRLPVRLRAPRNFRTPGSFDHEGYLARRSIYVTAFVWNDDEIEKIGTRGSSIRHWLEQVRRRIGAFFDAHLDRHNAAVLRALIIGDRSGIDRSLQDAFARAGVAHVLAISGLHIGIVAAAAYNAWWWLLGRSRRLLLSWTMPRLAALLAIPSVLLYAGLAGGRVATWRAVVMVLVYLGSILIGRQHEVYRSLALAALLISAIWPGAVFEVSFQLSFVAVLAIFAGLSRLSAWWEKFSAIQLLQLQPWRGRVLRWGLLSGAVSGCAILGTAPVTAAHFNQISIAGFVTNLVIIPLLGSVAVISGLAAAGLLFVHEGLARLLVLAAGGVVQISTWIVEVVGAWPYAAFDVVTPNLFELAVLYGMGACLFLGFRSSQPVRYVLLVLCAVLLADGTYWTWQRFFRQDMRVTFLDVGQGDAAVIEFPGSRVMVVDGGGFASPTFDSGEAIIAPFLWGRKIGRIDTLVMSHPQLDHYGGLAYVVAHFGPSEFWSSGGEADSERFGRLQHALGQAGVASRELCRGSVVESVSEVWIEILHPPCGARGLDANNASLVLRLSHGTVDFLLPGDIEAAGERSLLASGQPLQSEILKIPHHGSRSSSTNAFVRAVSPQLAVASLGSFNRFDFPAPEIVQRYLGYEVKLLRTDRDGTVRVSSDGAGHTLTLPFADND